In Sorghum bicolor cultivar BTx623 chromosome 10, Sorghum_bicolor_NCBIv3, whole genome shotgun sequence, one genomic interval encodes:
- the LOC8065562 gene encoding protein CHLOROPLAST IMPORT APPARATUS 2, producing MASSCIPAGGIRLPDLEMVKAAPPPAPPRPAHSAAASSTLSEASSNASAASSSATSSSVAASLSLKRPRTPRKRPSQTYNEAAALLASMYPSVFPVAKGFGGLEAPPPPRLLGLASALADDPSCSDLLPPFPVPGGQAAFLLRDLPPPPPPRPLTPRSPAARGCPSPSAVSSVFSEFRDPAPSPATPDDAAAAPDEPGELDFDDDDGFDADSILCGVDEGAAEGIDGIMGKLSMENNVTSVSSGDSNLPRSKMMHPCLRNLMVLGLSFRHDQSIINQALKRHSVDPEWWMCPAIPVKDITPVPPSVAMAKVTDKKKTKKKSLGTIYEEGTPEFANGDTGALALPETGLGLSLNTDGVLKAWRGRGSVFANGNGPDLPLSSAHVVVKHEDSDLFPKNGTSAVIREGNILKMQHKQKPCTPLPSNKQSRYYRPRVKGRFVSKAYFLQQQQALEKES from the exons atGGCGTCGTCGTGCATCCCGGCCGGCGGCATCCGGCTGCCGGACCTGGAGATGGTCAAGGCCGCGCCGCCTCCGGCGCCGCCCAGGCCGGCGCACTCCGCCGCGGCGTCCTCCACGCTCTCCGAGGCGTCGTCCAACGCGTCCGCGGCTTCCTCGTCGgccacctcgtcgtcggtggCGGCGTCGCTGTCGCTCAAGCGCCCCCGCACGCCAAGGAAGCGGCCCAGCCAGACGTACAacgaggcggcggcgctgctcgcgtcCATGTACccgtccgtcttccccgtcgccAAAGGCTTTGGGGGCCTcgaggcgccgccgccgccgcgcctccTCGGCCTCGCTTCCGCGCTCGCCGACGACCCGTCCTGCTCCGACCTCCTCCCGCCGTTCCCCGTCCCCGGCGGCCAGGCCGCCTTCCTCCTCCGcgacctgccgccgccgccgccgccgcggcctctgacGCCGCGGAGCCCCGCCGCCAGGGGCTGCCCTTCGCCGTCGGCCGTCAGCAGCGTCTTCAGCGAGTTCCGCGACCCGGCGCCGTCCCCTGCAACACCTGACGATGCTGCGGCGGCGCCTGACGAGCCCGGGGAGCTCGACTTCGACGATGACGACGGTTTCGACGCCGACTCTATTCTGTGCGGcgtcgacgagggcgcggccgaGGGCATCGATGGCATCATGGGGAAGCTCTCCATGGAAAACAACGTGACGTCCGTGTCAAGCGGCGACTCCAACCTGCCCAGATCCAAGATGATGCACCCTTGCCTCAGGAACCTTATGGTGCTCGGGCTCAGCTTCCGGCACGATCAGAGTATCATCAATCAAGCCCTCAAGCGGCATAGCGTCGATCCTGAATGGTGGATGTGCCCTGCCATACCTGTGAAAGACATTACACCGGTGCCGCCTTCAGTGGCAATGGCAAAAGTgacagacaagaagaagactaaGAAGAAGTCACTCGGGACAATATATGAGGAGGGGACTCCTGAGTTTGCCAATGGAGACACTGGAGCTTTGGCACTGCCAGAGACAGGATTGGGGCTGAGCTTGAACACTGACGGGGTGCTCAAGGCATGGCGTGGCAGAGGCTCTGTGTTCGCTAATGGCAATGGGCCTGACTTGCCATTGTCCTCTGCTCATGTAGTA GTTAAACATGAAGACAGTGATCTCTTCCCAAAGAATGGTACCAGCGCTGTTATCAGGGAAGGCAACATTCTAAAGATGCAGCACAAGCAGAAGCCGTGCACTCCCCTCCCCTCTAATAAGCAGAGTCGGTACTACCGGCCTCGGGTCAAG GGGAGGTTTGTCAGCAAGGCTTATTTTCTCCAGCAACAGCAAGCATtagagaaggagagctaa
- the LOC8063825 gene encoding uncharacterized protein LOC8063825, which yields MARQSALSLARDQAKVGALKRLTLGSSKTAGRNSSGRITSYHRGGGAKRLQRKVDVKRDTSSLGIVERIEYDPNRSSSVALVRWVQGVHFRRPKTLQEPSAKPPVLESATADVSARFSLAPLSGRVHKEKEAAALYSSLGSGDIASLKSGASLPRIALAGAKPTFYAQVRGIEEKQTFSLSGIQKWAADDALWTQRMKRQAALSWQNDLKKKPLLQTQANRFSSSAAKSIGMSKGSKGKADCVPVSYILASHQCMPGSTVMNYDSSKPSKSTSSSPYSSANQFDIIDLNSKVGNCIPLANARIGTWVHDIECRPGQGGKMVRAAGTYAKVVQEPGVQCVLRLPSGAEKIVDSKCRATIGIVSNPSHGTRKLRKAGHSRWLGRRPVVRGVAMNPVDHPHGGGEGRTKGGRPSVSPWGKPTKAGYRSPNVASRKTS from the coding sequence ATGGCACGTCAGTCGGCGCTCTCGCTCGCGAGAGACCAGGCGAAGGTGGGAGCACTGAAGCGTCTGACCCTGGGCTCATCCAAGACGGCGGGGCGGAACTCGTCCGGGCGCATCACCTCTTACCACCGTGGCGGAGGGGCCAAGAGGCTGCAGAGGAAAGTCGATGTGAAGCGGGACACCTCTTCCCTGGGCATTGTGGAGCGGATCGAGTACGACCCGAATCGCTCCTCTAGCGTTGCTCTGGTGCGATGGGTCCAAGGGGTGCATTTCCGCCGCCCCAAGACTCTGCAAGAGCCCAGCGCCAAGCCACCGGTCCTCGAATCTGCCACTGCTGATGTCTCTGCTCGGTTTTCCCTTGCTCCGCTGTCTggtagagtgcacaaggaaaagGAAGCTGCTGCGCTGTACTCTTCTTTGGGCAGTGGAGATATTGCATCTCTTAAATCTGGTGCCAGCTTGCCTAGGATAGCATTAGCTGGTGCAAAGCCCACTTTCTATGCTCAAGTCAGAGGAATTGAAGAAAAACAGACATTCTCTCTTTCTGGAATTCAAAAATGGGCAGCAGATGATGCGCTTTGGACACAGAGGATGAAGCGTCAAGCTGCTCTCTCTTGGCAGAATGATCTCAAGAAGAAACCTTTGCTCCAGACACAGGCTAACCGCTTCAGTAGCTCGGCAGCAAAGTCTATTGGTATGAGTAAAGGGTCAAAGGGAAAGGCTGATTGTGTACCGGTATCTTATATACTGGCCAGTCACCAATGCATGCCAGGCAGTACAGTGATGAACTATGACTCCTCGAAACCCTCTAAGAGTACATCCTCTTCACCATATTCCTCAGCTAATCAGTTTGATATAATTGATCTCAACTCAAAGGTTGGAAATTGTATACCACTAGCCAATGCACGAATTGGAACATGGGTGCACGACATTGAATGTCGTCCTGGTCAGGGTGGGAAGATGGTACGAGCAGCTGGTACATATGCTAAAGTAGTCCAGGAGCCAGGTGTACAGTGTGTTCTGCGTCTTCCTTCAGGTGCTGAGAAGATTGTCGATTCAAAATGCCGTGCTACAATTGGTATAGTCTCCAATCCAAGCCATGGAACACGCAAGCTAAGGAAAGCAGGGCATAGCCGGTGGTTGGGCAGACGCCCTGTTGTCCGTGGTGTTGCGATGAATCCTGTGGATCATCCCCATGGTGGAGGCGAGGGGCGTACCAAAGGAGGCAGGCCTTCAGTTTCTCCTTGGGGAAAGCCCACCAAAGCTGGGTACCGGTCACCAAATGTGGCCAGCCGTAAAACTTCTTAG